AGCTTGAGGGTGAGCAGCAGGTCGGCGAGCAGCGCGGGCGTGAGGCGGCCGGAGCGGTGCCGCTGGAAGATCGCGTTCAGGTCCGGTAGGGCCAGCCCAAAGCCGATGACCTCACCGTCCTTCTCGGCGAAGGGCACCAGGTCCGCGATCGCCACCGGCTTGAACTGCTCCGCGAGGTGGTCGATCTCCCGGTCGGTCATGGGGATGAAGCCCCAGTTCTTCTCCCAGCACTTGTTGTACAGCACCTTGATCCGTTCCACCTCGCCCCGGAAGTCCTGCATGTTCATCGGGCGGATGGTGATGCCGAGGCGCTGGCGCAGCAGCTCCGTGCCGCGCGCCAGGCGCTCTGGCACCGGGAGGTAGTAGCCCTGGTAGCCACCCCGGTACACCAGCAGGTCCTTGGCCTTGGTGAACCGGGCCGCGTCGAGCAACCGCTCGTAGTACGGCGGGTTGTGAGGCATCATGAGCGTGGGCGGCGTGTCGAATCCCCGGATCAGCAGTCCGCACTCATCATTGGTGGAGAAGGAGGCCGGCCCGCGCATGACGTCGTGCTGGCGTTCGCGCAGCCAGGCCGCGGCCGCCTCGAAGAGCGCGGTGGCCACGTCCTGGTCGTACACCGACTCGAAGAAGCCGAAGAACCCGACCCGGTCGGCGTGGAACTCGTTGTGCAGCCGGTTGGTGATCGCCGCGATGCGGCCCACCACGCCCCCCCCCCGCTCGGCCAGGAAGTACTCGGCCTCCCCGTGCTCGAAGAACGGGTTGGCGGCGCGGTCGAGCAGCTTGCGGACGTCCATACGCAACGGCGGGACCCAGAGTGGGTCCCGCGCGTGGAGTTCGTAGGGCAGGGCGATGAACCGGTCCAGGCCGGCGCCGTCGCGCACCGGCCGGACCGTGACGGGTGCGGTCAGATGACCCCCAGGGCCTTGCCGATCGACGCGAACTGCTCCAGGCAGTAGTCGATCTGGTCGAAGGTGTGGGTGGCCATGAGGCTGGTGCGCAGCCGGCATTGGGACGGTGGCACCGCCGGCGGCATGACCGGGTTGGTGAAGACGCCGGCATCGTAGAGCTTCCGCCAGAACACGAACGTGGTCTCCATCGGGCCGATCAGCACCGGGATGATCGGGGTCTCGGTCTCGCCGATGTTGTACCCGAGGTCGCGCATGCCGTTGATGAAGCGGTGCGTGTTGGCCCACAGCAGGGTGCGCCGCTCCGGCTCGCTTCGCAGCACCTCGAGCGCCGCCAGCACGCCGGCGGTGTTGGCCGGCGGCAGCGACGCGGTGAAGATCAGCGGGCGGCTGTGGTGCTTGAGGAAGTGGATGACGTTCTCGGAGCCCGCCACGAAGCCGCCGATGGAGGCCAGCGACTTCGAGAAGGTCCCCGCGATCAGGTCCACCTCGTCGGTCATGCCGAAGTGCGCCGCGGTGCCGTCGCCGTTGGGGCCGAGGACGCCCAGGGAGTGCGCGTCGTCGAGCGCCAGCGCCACCCCGTGCTTGCGGGCGATGCGCACCAGCTCCGGGACGTTTGCGATGTCCCCTTCCATGGAGTACACGCCGTCGACCACGATCATCGCGCCGCGGTTGTTCCGGGTGCGCTCAATCATGCGGTCGAGGCCCGCCAGGTCGCCGTGGCTGAAGCGCAGGGTGTCGCCGTACGACATCTTGGCGCCATCGACGATCGAGGCGTGGTCGAGCTTGTCGAGGTAGACGAGGTCGCCGCGGCCGATCAGGCCGGAGATGAGCCCGAGGTTGGCCTGGTAACCGGTGGAGAAGACGAGGCAGTCTTCCTTCCCCAGGAACTCCGCCAGCGCGGCCTCGAGCTGGCCGTGGAGGTCGAGGGTGCCATTCAGGAACCGGCTGCCGGTGCACCCCGAGCCGTAGCGATGCAGCGCACGGGAGGCCGCCTCGAGCACCTTGGGGTGGTGGGTCAGGCCCAGGTAGTTGTTCGATCCGAGCATGATCCGCTTCTGGCCTTCGATGACCACCGCGGTGTCTTCGGAATCGGAAATCGGCTTGAAGTAGGGGTACAGCCCCGCCGCCTGGACTTCGCGTGCCTTGGTGAACTGCCGGCACTTGTCGAAGAGCTGGATGTTCTGAATGATCTGGGTATCCACGGCGCCTCTTCTCCGACC
The Gemmatimonadota bacterium DNA segment above includes these coding regions:
- a CDS encoding pyridoxal phosphate-dependent aminotransferase family protein, which produces MQLFDKCRQFTKAREVQAAGLYPYFKPISDSEDTAVVIEGQKRIMLGSNNYLGLTHHPKVLEAASRALHRYGSGCTGSRFLNGTLDLHGQLEAALAEFLGKEDCLVFSTGYQANLGLISGLIGRGDLVYLDKLDHASIVDGAKMSYGDTLRFSHGDLAGLDRMIERTRNNRGAMIVVDGVYSMEGDIANVPELVRIARKHGVALALDDAHSLGVLGPNGDGTAAHFGMTDEVDLIAGTFSKSLASIGGFVAGSENVIHFLKHHSRPLIFTASLPPANTAGVLAALEVLRSEPERRTLLWANTHRFINGMRDLGYNIGETETPIIPVLIGPMETTFVFWRKLYDAGVFTNPVMPPAVPPSQCRLRTSLMATHTFDQIDYCLEQFASIGKALGVI
- a CDS encoding N-acetyltransferase, whose translation is MTAPVTVRPVRDGAGLDRFIALPYELHARDPLWVPPLRMDVRKLLDRAANPFFEHGEAEYFLAERGGGVVGRIAAITNRLHNEFHADRVGFFGFFESVYDQDVATALFEAAAAWLRERQHDVMRGPASFSTNDECGLLIRGFDTPPTLMMPHNPPYYERLLDAARFTKAKDLLVYRGGYQGYYLPVPERLARGTELLRQRLGITIRPMNMQDFRGEVERIKVLYNKCWEKNWGFIPMTDREIDHLAEQFKPVAIADLVPFAEKDGEVIGFGLALPDLNAIFQRHRSGRLTPALLADLLLTLKLRRLRRARILLLGVIPELRGKGIDAMLYHWIWTKAAEHGIYWGEAGWILEDNPAMNAGLEKMEFSVYKTYRLYDRPL